Proteins from one Panicum virgatum strain AP13 chromosome 7K, P.virgatum_v5, whole genome shotgun sequence genomic window:
- the LOC120641422 gene encoding 15-cis-phytoene desaturase-like isoform X4, with protein MCGCSALVAGGRPPPSSIPLRLRRRRGSSVRAEVSPGGESERKKVAVAGAGWAGLAAAHHLVKQGYDVTLLAAENGPTEEVGLRGFWHPYRNIFALVDELGISPFTGWNKAAYYSPEGLTVEFPIFHNQPRLPAPFGVFAYPEFPNLPLIDRLTSIPVIAAVIDFDNTDTAWRKYDSMTARELFKMYGCSQRLYREVFEPAIQAALFAPGEQCSAAATLGMLYYYMLSHQENSDFLLCRGDVEGKFFSPWLQSLEMEGLKFVPNKVPSSLTIDTDSGCISAIVCGDEIYKADAFVSAMGLSSLQSIVKNSPFLWSHREFANLLHLSTVDVISIKLWLDKKITIPNVANVCPGFDDSSGWTFFDLTSIYDDYYEEPMTVVEVEFYNASRLITLSDDDIVSEASLHLIKCIQDFEGATVIQKSVKRSPKSVINFLPDLFSASVQLSKQIER; from the exons ATGTGTGGGTGCTCGGCTCTCGTCGCCGGAGGTCGGCCGCCTCCGTCCTCCATTCCTctccggctccgccgccgccgagggagctCCGTGCGGGCAGAGGTCTCGCCAGGCGGCGAGTCCGAGCGGAAGAAGGTCGCCGTCGCGGGCGCCGGCTGGGCCGGCCTTGCCGCCGCGCACCACCTCGTCAAACAG GGGTACGATGTCACGCTTCTCGCCGCAGAGAACGGCCCAACCGAGGAGGTTGGCCTCAGAG GATTCTGGCATCCGTACCGCAACATCTTCGCTTTAGTCGATGAGCTGGGGATCTCGCCTTTCACGGGATGGAATAAAGCGGCCTACTATTCTCCAGAGGGACTTACA GTCGAATTCCCCATATTTCATAACCAGCCACGGTTACCAGCACCCTTTGGAGTCTTTGCATATCCAGAG TTCCCTAACCTTCCTTTGATTGATAGGTTGACATCAATTCCTGTCATAGCTGCAG TCATTGACTTTGACAACACAGACACTGCTTGGAGGAAATACGACTCAA TGACTGCAAGAGAGCTTTTTAAGATGTATGGTTGCTCTCAAAGGCTCTACAGGGAAGTCTTTGAGCCAGCTATTCAGGCAGCCCTGTTTGCTCCTGGTGAGCAGTGTAGTGCAGCTGCAACACTGGGGATGTTGTACTATTATATGCTCTCTCATCAG GAAAATTCTGACTTCTTGCTATGCCGTGGTGACGTAGAAGGAAAATTTTTCTCTCCCTGGCTGCAATCATTAGAGATGGAAGGCTTAAAATTTGTACCAAACAAAGTTCCATCAAGCTTGACTATAGATACGGATAGTGGATGCATCTCTGCTATTGTCTGTGGTGACGAGATATATAAGGCAGATGCATTTGTTTCAGCCATGGGACTCTCTTCTCTACAGTCCATTGTCAAAAACAG TCCATTCCTATGGTCTCATCGAGAATTCGCCAATCTTCTTCACCTGTCTACAGTCGACGTGATCTCTATAAAATTATGGCTTGACAAAAAG ATCACAATTCCAAATGTTGCGAATGTATGTCCTGGTTTTGATGATTCATCTGGCTGGACGTTCTTTGACCTTACCTCAATATATGATGATTATTACGAAGAACCAATGACAGTAGTGGAGGTTGAATTT TATAATGCTAGCCGGCTGATAACTCTAAGTGATGATGATATTGTCTCTGAAGCTTCATTGCATCTTATCAAGTGCATACAAGATTTTGAGGGTGCTACTGTGATCCAAAAATCAGTCAAAAGATCTCCTAAATCTGTAATCAACTTTCTTCCAG ATCTTTTCAGTGCTAGTGTCCAACTGTCCAAGCAAATTGAACGTTAG
- the LOC120641420 gene encoding calcium-dependent protein kinase 12-like isoform X1: MGNCFTKTYEHEIPITEEPPPPRRPWSQPQYRPPHEHKTRDVPLSSGTGSRRAQTLPRPRRPAFPSSGAGSMMGRRASSGGGEVGPVLQRPMVDVRTLFHLERKLGSGQFGTTYLCTERATGLKYACKSVSKRKLVRRADVEDMRREITILQHLSGQPNIAEFKGAFEDADAVHLVMELCTGGELFDRITAKGSYSERQASAVCRDVLTVVHVCHFMGVMHRDLKPENFLLASPADDAPLKAIDFGLSVFIEEGNVYKDIVGSAYYVAPEVLRRNYGKEIDVWSAGVILYILLCGSPPFWAETEKGIFDAILFGQLDLSSLPWPSISESAKDLIRKMLDRDPQKRITAAQALQHPWLKDAPDRPIDSAVLSRMKQFKAMNKLKQLALKVIAENLSPEEIKGLKQMFNNMDTDKSGTITVEELKEGLRKLGSKISEAEVQKLMEAVDVDKSGSIDYTEFLTAMMNKHKLEKEEDLIRAFQYFDKDNSGYITRDELEQAMAEHGMGDEASIKQVLDEVDRDKDGNIDYEEFVEMMRKGSYT, translated from the exons ATGGGCAACTGCTTCACCAAGACGTACGAGCACGAGATACCCATCAccgaggagccgccgccgccgcggcggccgtggtCGCAGCCGCAGTACCGGCCGCCCCACGAGCACAAGACGCGGGACGTGCCGCTATCCTCGGGAACGGGCTCGCGCCGCGCGCAGAcgctgccgcggccgcggcggccggccttcCCGTCATCGGGCGCGGGGTCGATGATGGGCCGGCGGGCgtcgtccggcggcggcgaggtgggccCGGTGCTGCAGCGGCCGATGGTGGACGTGCGGACGCTGTTCCACCTGGAGCGGAAGCTAGGGAGCGGGCAGTTCGGGACGACGTACCTGTGCACGGAGCGCGCGACGGGGCTCAAGTACGCGTGTAAGTCCGTGTCCAAGCGCAAGCTGGTGCGCCGCGCCGACGTGGAGGACATGCGCCGGGAGATCACCATCCTGCAGCACCTCAGCGGGCAGCCCAACATAGCGGAGTTCAAGGGCGCCTTcgaggacgccgacgccgtGCACCTCGTCATGGAGCTctgcaccggcggcgagctcttcgaccGCATCACAGCCAAGGGCAGCTACTCGGAGCGCCAGGCCTCCGCCGTCTGCCGCGACGTCCTCACCGTCGTCCACGTCTGCCACTTCATGGGGGTCATGCACCGCGACCTCAAGCCCGAGAACTTCCTGCTCGCCAGCCCCGCCGATGACGCGCCGCTCAAGGCCATCGACTTCGGCCTCTCCGTCTTCATCGAAGAAG GTAACGTTTACAAGGACATTGTGGGGAGTGCATACTACGTGGCGCCAGAGGTACTGCGCCGGAATTACGGCAAAGAAATTGATGTGTGGAGCGCCGGAGTGATCTTATACATTCTTCTGTGTGGGTCACCGCCTTTCTGGGCAG AAACAGAGAAGGGCATATTTGATGCTATACTGTTCGGCCAGCTTGATTTAAGCTCCCTCCCGTGGCCCTCCATATCTGAAAGTGCAAAGGATCTCATTAGGAAAATGTTGGACAGAGATCCTCAGAAGCGAATTACTGCAGCACAGGCCCTAC AACATCCGTGGCTCAAAGATGCACCTGACAGACCTATTGATAGCGCGGTCCTGTCAAGAATGAAGCAATTCAAGGCAATGAACAAGCTAAAGCAACTAGCACTCAAG GTGATCGCGGAGAACCTATCGCCAGAGGAGATAAAGGGATTGAAGCAGATGTTCAATAACATGGATACAGACAAGAGTGGCACGATCACAGTCGAAGAACTGAAGGAAGGACTGAGAAAGCTAGGATCGAAGATTAGTGAAGCAGAGGTTCAGAAGCTTATGGAAGCA GTTGACGTGGACAAGAGTGGCAGCATTGATTACACGGAGTTCCTTACTGCCATGATGAATAAACATAAACTGGAAAAGGAGGAGGATTTAATCCGTGCATTTCAATACTTTGACAAAGATAACAGCGG GTACATAACAAGAGACGAACTGGAACAAGCCATGGCAGAGCATGGAATGGGTGATGAAGCAAGCATCAAACAAGTACTAGACGAAGTTGATAGAGACAAG GATGGGAATATCGACTATGAAGAGTTTGTGGAAATGATGAGGAAGGGAAGTTATACCTGA
- the LOC120641422 gene encoding phytoene dehydrogenase-like isoform X5, translating into MCGCSALVAGGRPPPSSIPLRLRRRRGSSVRAEVSPGGESERKKVAVAGAGWAGLAAAHHLVKQGYDVTLLAAENGPTEEVGLRGFWHPYRNIFALVDELGISPFTGWNKAAYYSPEGLTVEFPIFHNQPRLPAPFGVFAYPEFPNLPLIDRLTSIPVIAAVIDFDNTDTAWRKYDSITFVPNKVPSSLTIDTDSGCISAIVCGDEIYKADAFVSAMGLSSLQSIVKNSPFLWSHREFANLLHLSTVDVISIKLWLDKKITIPNVANVCPGFDDSSGWTFFDLTSIYDDYYEEPMTVVEVEFYNASRLITLSDDDIVSEASLHLIKCIQDFEGATVIQKSVKRSPKSVINFLPGSYKYTPRGSTSFPNLFIAGDWIVNRHGSFSKEKAYVTGLEAANRMVDYFGTGDFAKIIAVEGDEPHIETLRSLSRRANELKSQIPFSEFFLQ; encoded by the exons ATGTGTGGGTGCTCGGCTCTCGTCGCCGGAGGTCGGCCGCCTCCGTCCTCCATTCCTctccggctccgccgccgccgagggagctCCGTGCGGGCAGAGGTCTCGCCAGGCGGCGAGTCCGAGCGGAAGAAGGTCGCCGTCGCGGGCGCCGGCTGGGCCGGCCTTGCCGCCGCGCACCACCTCGTCAAACAG GGGTACGATGTCACGCTTCTCGCCGCAGAGAACGGCCCAACCGAGGAGGTTGGCCTCAGAG GATTCTGGCATCCGTACCGCAACATCTTCGCTTTAGTCGATGAGCTGGGGATCTCGCCTTTCACGGGATGGAATAAAGCGGCCTACTATTCTCCAGAGGGACTTACA GTCGAATTCCCCATATTTCATAACCAGCCACGGTTACCAGCACCCTTTGGAGTCTTTGCATATCCAGAG TTCCCTAACCTTCCTTTGATTGATAGGTTGACATCAATTCCTGTCATAGCTGCAG TCATTGACTTTGACAACACAGACACTGCTTGGAGGAAATACGACTCAA TTACC TTTGTACCAAACAAAGTTCCATCAAGCTTGACTATAGATACGGATAGTGGATGCATCTCTGCTATTGTCTGTGGTGACGAGATATATAAGGCAGATGCATTTGTTTCAGCCATGGGACTCTCTTCTCTACAGTCCATTGTCAAAAACAG TCCATTCCTATGGTCTCATCGAGAATTCGCCAATCTTCTTCACCTGTCTACAGTCGACGTGATCTCTATAAAATTATGGCTTGACAAAAAG ATCACAATTCCAAATGTTGCGAATGTATGTCCTGGTTTTGATGATTCATCTGGCTGGACGTTCTTTGACCTTACCTCAATATATGATGATTATTACGAAGAACCAATGACAGTAGTGGAGGTTGAATTT TATAATGCTAGCCGGCTGATAACTCTAAGTGATGATGATATTGTCTCTGAAGCTTCATTGCATCTTATCAAGTGCATACAAGATTTTGAGGGTGCTACTGTGATCCAAAAATCAGTCAAAAGATCTCCTAAATCTGTAATCAACTTTCTTCCAG GTTCTTACAAGTACACACCAAGAGGATCAACTTCATTTCCGAATTTGTTTATTGCTGGTGATTGGATTGTCAACCGACATGGGTCCTTTTCAAAA GAAAAAGCATATGTGACTGGACTCGAGGCTGCTAATAGGATGGTAGACTATTTTGGCACTGGGGACTTTGCCAAAATAATTGCAGTTGAAGGAGATGAGCCTCATATAGAGACATTGCGTAGTCTCAGCAGAAGAGCCAATGAACTGAAGTCACAGATTCCTTTCTCGGAGTTCTTTCTCCAATGA
- the LOC120641422 gene encoding phytoene dehydrogenase-like isoform X1 produces the protein MCGCSALVAGGRPPPSSIPLRLRRRRGSSVRAEVSPGGESERKKVAVAGAGWAGLAAAHHLVKQGYDVTLLAAENGPTEEVGLRGFWHPYRNIFALVDELGISPFTGWNKAAYYSPEGLTVEFPIFHNQPRLPAPFGVFAYPEFPNLPLIDRLTSIPVIAAVIDFDNTDTAWRKYDSMTARELFKMYGCSQRLYREVFEPAIQAALFAPGEQCSAAATLGMLYYYMLSHQENSDFLLCRGDVEGKFFSPWLQSLEMEGLKFVPNKVPSSLTIDTDSGCISAIVCGDEIYKADAFVSAMGLSSLQSIVKNSPFLWSHREFANLLHLSTVDVISIKLWLDKKITIPNVANVCPGFDDSSGWTFFDLTSIYDDYYEEPMTVVEVEFYNASRLITLSDDDIVSEASLHLIKCIQDFEGATVIQKSVKRSPKSVINFLPGSYKYTPRGSTSFPNLFIAGDWIVNRHGSFSKEKAYVTGLEAANRMVDYFGTGDFAKIIAVEGDEPHIETLRSLSRRANELKSQIPFSEFFLQ, from the exons ATGTGTGGGTGCTCGGCTCTCGTCGCCGGAGGTCGGCCGCCTCCGTCCTCCATTCCTctccggctccgccgccgccgagggagctCCGTGCGGGCAGAGGTCTCGCCAGGCGGCGAGTCCGAGCGGAAGAAGGTCGCCGTCGCGGGCGCCGGCTGGGCCGGCCTTGCCGCCGCGCACCACCTCGTCAAACAG GGGTACGATGTCACGCTTCTCGCCGCAGAGAACGGCCCAACCGAGGAGGTTGGCCTCAGAG GATTCTGGCATCCGTACCGCAACATCTTCGCTTTAGTCGATGAGCTGGGGATCTCGCCTTTCACGGGATGGAATAAAGCGGCCTACTATTCTCCAGAGGGACTTACA GTCGAATTCCCCATATTTCATAACCAGCCACGGTTACCAGCACCCTTTGGAGTCTTTGCATATCCAGAG TTCCCTAACCTTCCTTTGATTGATAGGTTGACATCAATTCCTGTCATAGCTGCAG TCATTGACTTTGACAACACAGACACTGCTTGGAGGAAATACGACTCAA TGACTGCAAGAGAGCTTTTTAAGATGTATGGTTGCTCTCAAAGGCTCTACAGGGAAGTCTTTGAGCCAGCTATTCAGGCAGCCCTGTTTGCTCCTGGTGAGCAGTGTAGTGCAGCTGCAACACTGGGGATGTTGTACTATTATATGCTCTCTCATCAG GAAAATTCTGACTTCTTGCTATGCCGTGGTGACGTAGAAGGAAAATTTTTCTCTCCCTGGCTGCAATCATTAGAGATGGAAGGCTTAAAATTTGTACCAAACAAAGTTCCATCAAGCTTGACTATAGATACGGATAGTGGATGCATCTCTGCTATTGTCTGTGGTGACGAGATATATAAGGCAGATGCATTTGTTTCAGCCATGGGACTCTCTTCTCTACAGTCCATTGTCAAAAACAG TCCATTCCTATGGTCTCATCGAGAATTCGCCAATCTTCTTCACCTGTCTACAGTCGACGTGATCTCTATAAAATTATGGCTTGACAAAAAG ATCACAATTCCAAATGTTGCGAATGTATGTCCTGGTTTTGATGATTCATCTGGCTGGACGTTCTTTGACCTTACCTCAATATATGATGATTATTACGAAGAACCAATGACAGTAGTGGAGGTTGAATTT TATAATGCTAGCCGGCTGATAACTCTAAGTGATGATGATATTGTCTCTGAAGCTTCATTGCATCTTATCAAGTGCATACAAGATTTTGAGGGTGCTACTGTGATCCAAAAATCAGTCAAAAGATCTCCTAAATCTGTAATCAACTTTCTTCCAG GTTCTTACAAGTACACACCAAGAGGATCAACTTCATTTCCGAATTTGTTTATTGCTGGTGATTGGATTGTCAACCGACATGGGTCCTTTTCAAAA GAAAAAGCATATGTGACTGGACTCGAGGCTGCTAATAGGATGGTAGACTATTTTGGCACTGGGGACTTTGCCAAAATAATTGCAGTTGAAGGAGATGAGCCTCATATAGAGACATTGCGTAGTCTCAGCAGAAGAGCCAATGAACTGAAGTCACAGATTCCTTTCTCGGAGTTCTTTCTCCAATGA
- the LOC120641420 gene encoding calcium-dependent protein kinase 12-like isoform X2, with product MGNCFTKTYEHEIPITEEPPPPRRPWSQPQYRPPHEHKTRDVPLSSGTGSRRAQTLPRPRRPAFPSSGAGSMMGRRASSGGGEVGPVLQRPMVDVRTLFHLERKLGSGQFGTTYLCTERATGLKYACKSVSKRKLVRRADVEDMRREITILQHLSGQPNIAEFKGAFEDADAVHLVMELCTGGELFDRITAKGSYSERQASAVCRDVLTVVHVCHFMGVMHRDLKPENFLLASPADDAPLKAIDFGLSVFIEEGNVYKDIVGSAYYVAPEVLRRNYGKEIDVWSAGVILYILLCGSPPFWAGECSDIFILTYCIFDAILFGQLDLSSLPWPSISESAKDLIRKMLDRDPQKRITAAQALQHPWLKDAPDRPIDSAVLSRMKQFKAMNKLKQLALKVIAENLSPEEIKGLKQMFNNMDTDKSGTITVEELKEGLRKLGSKISEAEVQKLMEAVDVDKSGSIDYTEFLTAMMNKHKLEKEEDLIRAFQYFDKDNSGYITRDELEQAMAEHGMGDEASIKQVLDEVDRDKDGNIDYEEFVEMMRKGSYT from the exons ATGGGCAACTGCTTCACCAAGACGTACGAGCACGAGATACCCATCAccgaggagccgccgccgccgcggcggccgtggtCGCAGCCGCAGTACCGGCCGCCCCACGAGCACAAGACGCGGGACGTGCCGCTATCCTCGGGAACGGGCTCGCGCCGCGCGCAGAcgctgccgcggccgcggcggccggccttcCCGTCATCGGGCGCGGGGTCGATGATGGGCCGGCGGGCgtcgtccggcggcggcgaggtgggccCGGTGCTGCAGCGGCCGATGGTGGACGTGCGGACGCTGTTCCACCTGGAGCGGAAGCTAGGGAGCGGGCAGTTCGGGACGACGTACCTGTGCACGGAGCGCGCGACGGGGCTCAAGTACGCGTGTAAGTCCGTGTCCAAGCGCAAGCTGGTGCGCCGCGCCGACGTGGAGGACATGCGCCGGGAGATCACCATCCTGCAGCACCTCAGCGGGCAGCCCAACATAGCGGAGTTCAAGGGCGCCTTcgaggacgccgacgccgtGCACCTCGTCATGGAGCTctgcaccggcggcgagctcttcgaccGCATCACAGCCAAGGGCAGCTACTCGGAGCGCCAGGCCTCCGCCGTCTGCCGCGACGTCCTCACCGTCGTCCACGTCTGCCACTTCATGGGGGTCATGCACCGCGACCTCAAGCCCGAGAACTTCCTGCTCGCCAGCCCCGCCGATGACGCGCCGCTCAAGGCCATCGACTTCGGCCTCTCCGTCTTCATCGAAGAAG GTAACGTTTACAAGGACATTGTGGGGAGTGCATACTACGTGGCGCCAGAGGTACTGCGCCGGAATTACGGCAAAGAAATTGATGTGTGGAGCGCCGGAGTGATCTTATACATTCTTCTGTGTGGGTCACCGCCTTTCTGGGCAGGTGAGTGTTCAGACATCTTCATCCTAACATACT GCATATTTGATGCTATACTGTTCGGCCAGCTTGATTTAAGCTCCCTCCCGTGGCCCTCCATATCTGAAAGTGCAAAGGATCTCATTAGGAAAATGTTGGACAGAGATCCTCAGAAGCGAATTACTGCAGCACAGGCCCTAC AACATCCGTGGCTCAAAGATGCACCTGACAGACCTATTGATAGCGCGGTCCTGTCAAGAATGAAGCAATTCAAGGCAATGAACAAGCTAAAGCAACTAGCACTCAAG GTGATCGCGGAGAACCTATCGCCAGAGGAGATAAAGGGATTGAAGCAGATGTTCAATAACATGGATACAGACAAGAGTGGCACGATCACAGTCGAAGAACTGAAGGAAGGACTGAGAAAGCTAGGATCGAAGATTAGTGAAGCAGAGGTTCAGAAGCTTATGGAAGCA GTTGACGTGGACAAGAGTGGCAGCATTGATTACACGGAGTTCCTTACTGCCATGATGAATAAACATAAACTGGAAAAGGAGGAGGATTTAATCCGTGCATTTCAATACTTTGACAAAGATAACAGCGG GTACATAACAAGAGACGAACTGGAACAAGCCATGGCAGAGCATGGAATGGGTGATGAAGCAAGCATCAAACAAGTACTAGACGAAGTTGATAGAGACAAG GATGGGAATATCGACTATGAAGAGTTTGTGGAAATGATGAGGAAGGGAAGTTATACCTGA
- the LOC120641422 gene encoding phytoene dehydrogenase-like isoform X2: MCGCSALVAGGRPPPSSIPLRLRRRRGSSVRAEVSPGGESERKKVAVAGAGWAGLAAAHHLVKQGYDVTLLAAENGPTEEVGLRGFWHPYRNIFALVDELGISPFTGWNKAAYYSPEGLTVEFPIFHNQPRLPAPFGVFAYPEFPNLPLIDRLTSIPVIAAVIDFDNTDTAWRKYDSMTARELFKMYGCSQRLYREVFEPAIQAALFAPGEQCSAAATLGMLYYYMLSHQENSDFLLCRGDVEGKFFSPWLQSLEMEGLKFVPNKVPSSLTIDTDSGCISAIVCGDEIYKADAFVSAMGLSSLQSIVKNSPFLWSHREFANLLHLSTVDVISIKLWLDKKITIPNVANVCPGFDDSSGWTFFDLTSIYDDYYEEPMTVVEYNASRLITLSDDDIVSEASLHLIKCIQDFEGATVIQKSVKRSPKSVINFLPGSYKYTPRGSTSFPNLFIAGDWIVNRHGSFSKEKAYVTGLEAANRMVDYFGTGDFAKIIAVEGDEPHIETLRSLSRRANELKSQIPFSEFFLQ, encoded by the exons ATGTGTGGGTGCTCGGCTCTCGTCGCCGGAGGTCGGCCGCCTCCGTCCTCCATTCCTctccggctccgccgccgccgagggagctCCGTGCGGGCAGAGGTCTCGCCAGGCGGCGAGTCCGAGCGGAAGAAGGTCGCCGTCGCGGGCGCCGGCTGGGCCGGCCTTGCCGCCGCGCACCACCTCGTCAAACAG GGGTACGATGTCACGCTTCTCGCCGCAGAGAACGGCCCAACCGAGGAGGTTGGCCTCAGAG GATTCTGGCATCCGTACCGCAACATCTTCGCTTTAGTCGATGAGCTGGGGATCTCGCCTTTCACGGGATGGAATAAAGCGGCCTACTATTCTCCAGAGGGACTTACA GTCGAATTCCCCATATTTCATAACCAGCCACGGTTACCAGCACCCTTTGGAGTCTTTGCATATCCAGAG TTCCCTAACCTTCCTTTGATTGATAGGTTGACATCAATTCCTGTCATAGCTGCAG TCATTGACTTTGACAACACAGACACTGCTTGGAGGAAATACGACTCAA TGACTGCAAGAGAGCTTTTTAAGATGTATGGTTGCTCTCAAAGGCTCTACAGGGAAGTCTTTGAGCCAGCTATTCAGGCAGCCCTGTTTGCTCCTGGTGAGCAGTGTAGTGCAGCTGCAACACTGGGGATGTTGTACTATTATATGCTCTCTCATCAG GAAAATTCTGACTTCTTGCTATGCCGTGGTGACGTAGAAGGAAAATTTTTCTCTCCCTGGCTGCAATCATTAGAGATGGAAGGCTTAAAATTTGTACCAAACAAAGTTCCATCAAGCTTGACTATAGATACGGATAGTGGATGCATCTCTGCTATTGTCTGTGGTGACGAGATATATAAGGCAGATGCATTTGTTTCAGCCATGGGACTCTCTTCTCTACAGTCCATTGTCAAAAACAG TCCATTCCTATGGTCTCATCGAGAATTCGCCAATCTTCTTCACCTGTCTACAGTCGACGTGATCTCTATAAAATTATGGCTTGACAAAAAG ATCACAATTCCAAATGTTGCGAATGTATGTCCTGGTTTTGATGATTCATCTGGCTGGACGTTCTTTGACCTTACCTCAATATATGATGATTATTACGAAGAACCAATGACAGTAGTGGAG TATAATGCTAGCCGGCTGATAACTCTAAGTGATGATGATATTGTCTCTGAAGCTTCATTGCATCTTATCAAGTGCATACAAGATTTTGAGGGTGCTACTGTGATCCAAAAATCAGTCAAAAGATCTCCTAAATCTGTAATCAACTTTCTTCCAG GTTCTTACAAGTACACACCAAGAGGATCAACTTCATTTCCGAATTTGTTTATTGCTGGTGATTGGATTGTCAACCGACATGGGTCCTTTTCAAAA GAAAAAGCATATGTGACTGGACTCGAGGCTGCTAATAGGATGGTAGACTATTTTGGCACTGGGGACTTTGCCAAAATAATTGCAGTTGAAGGAGATGAGCCTCATATAGAGACATTGCGTAGTCTCAGCAGAAGAGCCAATGAACTGAAGTCACAGATTCCTTTCTCGGAGTTCTTTCTCCAATGA
- the LOC120641422 gene encoding 15-cis-phytoene desaturase-like isoform X3 gives MCGCSALVAGGRPPPSSIPLRLRRRRGSSVRAEVSPGGESERKKVAVAGAGWAGLAAAHHLVKQGYDVTLLAAENGPTEEVGLRGFWHPYRNIFALVDELGISPFTGWNKAAYYSPEGLTVEFPIFHNQPRLPAPFGVFAYPEFPNLPLIDRLTSIPVIAAVIDFDNTDTAWRKYDSMTARELFKMYGCSQRLYREVFEPAIQAALFAPGEQCSAAATLGMLYYYMLSHQENSDFLLCRGDVEGKFFSPWLQSLEMEGLKFVPNKVPSSLTIDTDSGCISAIVCGDEIYKADAFVSAMGLSSLQSIVKNSPFLWSHREFANLLHLSTVDVISIKLWLDKKITIPNVANVCPGFDDSSGWTFFDLTSIYDDYYEEPMTVVEVEFYNASRLITLSDDDIVSEASLHLIKCIQDFEGATVIQKSVKRSPKSVINFLPVLVSNCPSKLNVSCTFML, from the exons ATGTGTGGGTGCTCGGCTCTCGTCGCCGGAGGTCGGCCGCCTCCGTCCTCCATTCCTctccggctccgccgccgccgagggagctCCGTGCGGGCAGAGGTCTCGCCAGGCGGCGAGTCCGAGCGGAAGAAGGTCGCCGTCGCGGGCGCCGGCTGGGCCGGCCTTGCCGCCGCGCACCACCTCGTCAAACAG GGGTACGATGTCACGCTTCTCGCCGCAGAGAACGGCCCAACCGAGGAGGTTGGCCTCAGAG GATTCTGGCATCCGTACCGCAACATCTTCGCTTTAGTCGATGAGCTGGGGATCTCGCCTTTCACGGGATGGAATAAAGCGGCCTACTATTCTCCAGAGGGACTTACA GTCGAATTCCCCATATTTCATAACCAGCCACGGTTACCAGCACCCTTTGGAGTCTTTGCATATCCAGAG TTCCCTAACCTTCCTTTGATTGATAGGTTGACATCAATTCCTGTCATAGCTGCAG TCATTGACTTTGACAACACAGACACTGCTTGGAGGAAATACGACTCAA TGACTGCAAGAGAGCTTTTTAAGATGTATGGTTGCTCTCAAAGGCTCTACAGGGAAGTCTTTGAGCCAGCTATTCAGGCAGCCCTGTTTGCTCCTGGTGAGCAGTGTAGTGCAGCTGCAACACTGGGGATGTTGTACTATTATATGCTCTCTCATCAG GAAAATTCTGACTTCTTGCTATGCCGTGGTGACGTAGAAGGAAAATTTTTCTCTCCCTGGCTGCAATCATTAGAGATGGAAGGCTTAAAATTTGTACCAAACAAAGTTCCATCAAGCTTGACTATAGATACGGATAGTGGATGCATCTCTGCTATTGTCTGTGGTGACGAGATATATAAGGCAGATGCATTTGTTTCAGCCATGGGACTCTCTTCTCTACAGTCCATTGTCAAAAACAG TCCATTCCTATGGTCTCATCGAGAATTCGCCAATCTTCTTCACCTGTCTACAGTCGACGTGATCTCTATAAAATTATGGCTTGACAAAAAG ATCACAATTCCAAATGTTGCGAATGTATGTCCTGGTTTTGATGATTCATCTGGCTGGACGTTCTTTGACCTTACCTCAATATATGATGATTATTACGAAGAACCAATGACAGTAGTGGAGGTTGAATTT TATAATGCTAGCCGGCTGATAACTCTAAGTGATGATGATATTGTCTCTGAAGCTTCATTGCATCTTATCAAGTGCATACAAGATTTTGAGGGTGCTACTGTGATCCAAAAATCAGTCAAAAGATCTCCTAAATCTGTAATCAACTTTCTTCCAG TGCTAGTGTCCAACTGTCCAAGCAAATTGAACGTTAGCTGTACATTCATGCTGTGA